One segment of Curtobacterium sp. MR_MD2014 DNA contains the following:
- the rplA gene encoding 50S ribosomal protein L1 has translation MAKKSKAYQAAAAKIEADKFYTPTEAVALAKETGSAKTDSTVEVALKLGVDPRKADQMVRGTVILPHGTGKTARVIVFAVGAAAEAAIAAGADEVGGDELIAKVAEGYTAFDSAVATPELMGKVGRLGKVLGPRGLMPNPKTGTVTPNVAQAVNDIKGGKIEFRVDKHANVHFVVGKASFTPEQLDENISAALEEIVRLKPSASKGRYIMKGAVSTTFGPGIPLDVNAI, from the coding sequence ATGGCGAAGAAGTCCAAGGCCTACCAGGCCGCGGCCGCGAAGATCGAGGCCGACAAGTTCTACACCCCGACCGAGGCAGTCGCCCTCGCGAAGGAGACCGGCTCGGCGAAGACCGACTCCACGGTCGAGGTTGCGCTGAAGCTCGGCGTCGACCCGCGCAAGGCCGACCAGATGGTCCGCGGCACGGTCATCCTGCCGCACGGCACGGGCAAGACCGCCCGCGTCATCGTATTCGCCGTGGGCGCTGCGGCCGAGGCCGCCATCGCCGCCGGTGCCGACGAGGTCGGTGGCGACGAGCTCATCGCGAAGGTGGCCGAGGGCTACACCGCGTTCGACTCCGCCGTCGCGACGCCGGAGCTCATGGGCAAGGTCGGTCGTCTCGGCAAGGTGCTCGGCCCGCGTGGCCTCATGCCCAACCCGAAGACCGGCACCGTGACCCCGAACGTGGCGCAGGCCGTCAACGACATCAAGGGCGGCAAGATCGAGTTCCGCGTCGACAAGCACGCCAACGTGCACTTCGTCGTCGGCAAGGCCTCGTTCACGCCGGAGCAGCTCGACGAGAACATCTCGGCCGCGCTCGAGGAGATCGTCCGCCTCAAGCCGTCCGCGTCGAAGGGCCGCTACATCATGAAGGGCGCCGTCTCGACGACGTTCGGACCGGGCATCCCGCTCGACGTCAACGCCATCTGA
- the rplK gene encoding 50S ribosomal protein L11 — MAPKKKVTGLIKLQINAGAANPAPPIGPALGQHGVNIMEFCKAYNAATESQRGNVVPVEITVYEDRSFTFVLKTPPAAELIKKAAGVQKGSSTPHTVKVAKISMDQVRQIAETKQADLNANDIEQAAKIIAGTARSMGITVEA; from the coding sequence ATGGCACCGAAGAAGAAGGTCACGGGCCTCATCAAGCTGCAGATCAACGCGGGCGCCGCCAACCCGGCCCCGCCGATCGGTCCTGCGCTCGGTCAGCACGGCGTGAACATCATGGAGTTCTGCAAGGCGTACAACGCCGCGACCGAGTCGCAGCGCGGGAACGTCGTGCCGGTCGAGATCACCGTCTACGAGGACCGTTCGTTCACGTTCGTCCTCAAGACCCCGCCGGCCGCAGAGCTGATCAAGAAGGCCGCGGGTGTGCAGAAGGGGTCCTCGACCCCGCACACGGTCAAGGTCGCGAAGATCTCGATGGACCAGGTCCGTCAGATCGCCGAGACCAAGCAGGCCGACCTGAACGCCAACGACATCGAGCAGGCCGCGAAGATCATCGCCGGCACCGCTCGTTCGATGGGCATCACGGTCGAGGCGTAA